DNA from Poecilia reticulata strain Guanapo linkage group LG20, Guppy_female_1.0+MT, whole genome shotgun sequence:
AAATCACCGTTCGTGttgtaaaagtgttttactACCAACACTTTTAATCCTGATTAATTGCCAGCTAACCATCACTTCATGTGATGTTAGCACATGTTAGCCACTGACTTGAGTCAGTAAACAATTACATATAAACCTGATCAAAcatagcaaaaatgtttttttaaaagtctgatgattttaatttacatctttttattttgttttagacgGCTGAAAATAGATTGAATCTTACGTTTTTTCAAATTAAGCCGATGCACACCAGGAATCTTCGGCTTCTCttgaaaaaacactgaagttttcTCAGGTGTAAGACAGTTATCTCGCGTGATCTTCCGTCATCTCGCGTGATCTCCTGGTTTCGACAGACCCTCTTCGGCGTGAGATCAGTCTGACTGAATCAAGTTGTCTCAATTTGAATAGATTTTATTAACGCGAGGTTgttgaatgttatttttatttgacgtgattttatcacatttgcctttgaaacataaaataattttgttaaaacatgttatttttttttataaatgcaatGACCACCttaattcaatattttgacACAAGCATGGAGCAAGCAGGAAACGGTGCAAATGTTAGAGAAACGCTGATTAATAGCCAGCTAACGATCACTTCATGTGATGTTAACACATGTTAGCCACTGACTTGAGGACATCAATTACATAGAAACGTGATCTAACATATAACACTGTGGATATGTATATGCACAACGCTGCCAGGAAAATTTTGTCTTCTCATAACTGCCGCTGGAGTTTTCCCGGGCACGCAAAAAGATTCTCCCGCGTGGCCCGATGTGAATTCCCATAATCTCGCGTGATCTCCCGTGATCTCGCTCGTCGTCTTCTGCACAAGATGAGTCTGACTATAATGAATCATGTTATGTCAACATGATTAGATTTGTTtatcaaacatgattttatcaCGTTTTCGTTTGAAACATGAAATTATTGTGTTAAAAGGATATATTCTTTTGTTAATATAATAACCCCCTAAGTTCATTTTTTTGAGTGTTGGGGAATTTTTCTTCTCCAGGAACTTCTTTCTGCTCCGTACAGGTCGTTGTCGTTAGGCTCAACCATCTGGACCATCTGAAGCTGAGGCTGATATTGGGGttcctgttggaaaaaaaaaaaacatgatttggtGTCTTCTATGGGTTTACCTGTGTCTGTGTTGATGCCATGTGCAACACATACCTTTTTCTTGATGTAGTACACGAGCGCAAATTAGATTATTGTCAGAGCYAAGAGCAGAGCCGATATGCTGATTCTCAGTGGCATTAGTAAGTGACCGTCAGAAGATTGATGAgctaaaaatatgtaaacatggcAGAAGNNNNNNNNNNNNNNNNNNNNNNNNNNNNNNNNNNNNNNNNNNNNNNNNNNNNNNNNNNNNNNNNNNNNNNNNNNNNNNNNNNNNNNNNNNNNNNNNNNNNNNNNNNNNNNNNNNNNNNNNNNNNNNNNNNNNNNNNNNNNNNNNNNNNNNNNNNNNNNNNNNNNNNNNNNNNNNNNNNNNNNNNNNNNNNNNNNNNNNNNNNNNNNNNNNNNNNNNNNNNNNNNNNNNNNNNNNNNNNNNNNNNNNNNNNNNNNNNNNNNNNNNNNNNNNNNNNNNNNNNNNNNNNNNNNNNNNNNNNNNNNNNNNNNNNNNNNNNNNNNNNNNNNNNNNNNNNNNNNNNNNNNNNNNNNNNNNNNNNNNNNNNNNNNNNNNNNNNNNNNNNNNNNNNNNNNNNNNNNNNNNNNNNNNNNNNNNNNNNNNNNNNNNNNNNNNNNNNNNNNNNNNNNNNNNNNNNNNNNNNNNNNNNNNNNNNNNNNNNNNNNNNNNNNNNNNNNNNNNNNNNNNNNNNNNNNNNNNNNNNNNNNNNNNNNNNNNNNNNNNNNNNNNNNNNNNNNNNNNNNNNNNNNNNNNNNNNNNNNNNNNNNNNNNNNNNNNNNNNNNNNNNNNNNNNNNNNNNNNNNNNNNNNNNNNNNNNNNNNNNNNNNNNNNNNNNNNNNNNNNNNNNNNNNNNNNNNNNNNNNNNNNNNNNNNNNNNNNNNNNNNNNNNNNNNNNNNNNNNNNNNNNNNNNNNNNNNNNNNNNNNNNNNNNNNNNNNNNNNNNNNNNNNNNNNNNNNNNNNNNNNNNNNNNNNNNNNNNNNNNNNNNNNNNNNNNNNNNNNNNNNNNNNNNNNNNNNNNNNNNNNNNNNNNNNNNNNNNNNNNNNNNNNNNNNNNNNNNNNNNNNNNNNNNNNNNNNNNNNNNNNNNNNNNNNNNNNNNNNNNNNNNNNNNNNNNNNNNNNNNNNNNNNNNNNNNNNNNNNNNNNNNNNNNNNNNNNNNNNNNNNNNNNNNNNNNNNNNNNNNNNNNNNNNNNNNNNNNNNNNNNNNNNNNNNNNNNNNNNNNNNNNNNNNNNNNNNNNNNNNNNNNNNNNNNNNNNNNNNNNNNNNNNNNNNNNNNNNNNNNNNNNNNNNNNNNNNNNNNNNNNNNNNNNNNNNNNNNNNNNNNNNNNNNNNNNNNNNNNNNNNNNNNNNNNNNNNNNNNNNNNNNNNNNNNNNNNNNNNNNNNNNNNNNNNNNNNNNNNNNNNNNNNNNNNNNNNNNNNNNNNNNNNNNNNNNNNNNNNNNNNNNNNNNNNNNNNNNNNNNNNNNNNNNNNNNNNNNNNNNNNNNNNNNNNNNNNNNNNNNNNNNNNNNNNNNNNNNNNNNNNNNNNNNNNNNNNNNNNNNNNNNNNNNNNNNNNNNNNNNNNNNNNNNNNNNNNNNNNNNNNNNNNNNNNNNNNNNNNNNNNNNNNNNNNNNNNNNNNNNNNNNNNNNNNNNNNNNNNNNNNNNNNNNNNNNNNNNNNNNNNNNNNNNNNNNNNNNNNNNNNNNNNNNNNNNNNNNNNNNNNNNNNNNNNNNNNNNNNNNNNNNNNNNNNNNNNNNNNNNNNNNNNNNNNNNNNNNNNNNNNNNNNNNNNNNNNNNNNNNNNNNNNNNNNNNNNNNNNNNNNNNNNNNNNNNNNNNNNNNNNNNNNNNNNNNNNNNNNNNNNNNNNNNNNNNNNNNNNNNNNNNNNNNNNNNNNNNNNNNNNNNNNNNNNNNNNNNNNNNNNNNNNNNNNNNNNNNNNNNNNNNNNNNNNNNNNNNNNNNNNNNNNNNNNNNNNNNNNNNNNNNNNNNNNNNNNNNNNNNNNNNNNNNNNNNNNNNNNNNNNNNNNNNNNNNNNNNNNNNNNNNNNNNNNNNNNNNNNNNNNNNNNNNNNNNNNNNNNNNNNNNNNNNNNNNNNNNNNNNNNNNNNNNNNNNNNNNNNNNNNNNNNNNNNNNNNNNNNNNNNNNNNNNNNNNNNNNNNNNNNNNNNNNNNNNNNNNNNNNNNNNNNNNNNNNNNNNNNNNNNNNNNNNNNNNNNNNNNNNNNNNNNNNNNNNNNNNNNNNNNNNNNNNNNNNNNNNNNNNNNNNNNNNNNNNNNNNNNNNNNNNNNNNNNNNNNNNNNNNNNNNNNNNNNNNNNNNNNNNNNNNNNNNNNNNNNNNNNNNNNNNNNNNNNNNNNNNNNNNNNNNNNNNNNNNNNNNNNNNNNNNNNNNNNNNNNNNNNNNNNNNNNNNNNNNNNNNNNNNNNNNNNNNNNNNNNNNNNNNNNNNNNNNNNNNNNNNNNNNNNNNNNNNNNNNNNNNNNNNNNNNNNNNNNNNNNNNNNNNNNNNNNNNNNNNNNNNNNNNNNNNNNNNNNNNNNNNNNNNNNNNNNNNNNNNNNNNNNNNNNNNNNNNNNNNNNNNNNNNNNNNNNNNNNNNNNNNNNNNNNNNNNNNNNNNNNNNNNNNNNNNNNNNNNNNNNNNNNNNNNNNNNNNNNNNNNNNNNNNNNNNNNNNNNNNNNNNNNNNNNNNNNNNNNNNNNNNNNNNNNNNNNNNNNNNNNNNNNNNNNNNNNNNNNNNNNNNNNNNNNNNNNNNNNNNNNNNNNNNNNNNNNNNNNNNNNNNNNNNNNNNNNNNNNNNNNNNNNNNNNNNNNNNNNNNNNNNNNNNNNNNNNNNNNNNNNNNNNNNNNNNNNNNNNNNNNNNNNNNNNNNNNNNNNNNNNNNNNNNNNNNNNNNNNNNNNNNNNNNNNNNNNNNNNNNNNNNNNNNNNNNNNNNNNNNNNNNNNNNNNNNNNNNNNNNNNNNNNNNNNNNNNNNNNNNNNNNNNNNNNNNNNNNNNNNNNNNNNNNNNNNNNNNNNNNNNNNNNNNGTTTCTTACCGGCTGACAACTTCAGGCTGACAGGATCAGGATCATTCAggtggtcagctggctgaaagcaATCCGCCTGGAAGGCAAAACTCAGCATTTAATCCTCCTTGACAGAGAATATTATTGTGCTTCTTGTGATTCTTTCAATGGTGTTGCtttatattgtgataaagtaTGAACAAGGATAACcaggataaaaacaaatttgctgtttaaaatgatgatttgatttattaagaaaataatcaaatatcaAGCTATCCTTGCCCTATGTGAAAAACCACTTGTCCCATTGTCCCTGTCAACATGAGGCCCTGCCtagaacaattaaaaacaaaacaaaacattgacgattagaacatttctgaagagaAGAGTCTTTggtgtcacatttattttaagctgcTTAGCTTGTGCAATGATAATTTTGAAATACCAGGTTATGATAACTAAAGCTAAATAGCTTTTCCTAAATATGTACAAACTCCTCATAATTGTAATCAGACAATAATAGCAAAAGttgtattaaattttatttgctcagcaaaaaccaaaacaacaatatgcatttagtttttgtgctgaaaaaacaaataaaccaatatTTCAAGATACATTTTGTTATccctggagggaaaaaaaaatgttttcattcctaTCACTTTGAAGATATCAGCatcatattttaagtttaaaaagcGTTTTCTTTTACCTCCCAGCTGGACACACATTTCTGATTATCAACATCATCAGAGCAGAGTGCGTTAACAGCACACAGCAGGAGAACagctgaaaagacaaaaaaaattacacttaaATTAGGTTTGAAATTTtacaatgaaaagtaaaaaaaaaaaaaaaaactattttcaacaGCATTTTCTGACGTTACGTGAATTTGCTATATTTTGCTTTCAAGACGGACAAATTCAGCTCATTTTTTGATTGTTGcacaaaaagttttaaagttatgGCGGAACGAATAAGATGACAGTTCTGAATATGTGTGCCCAGCATGCAGAGACATGTTCGCTGCTCTGTAGCTCMGCAGGCAGAAAAACGGAAAACAGCAGGCTACTCTGAAAAAGGCTCGGCAGCTGCAGGTATTACGTATGCCGCATTTACTTCGAACAAATGCATTTCCTCTTCAAGATGTTCCCCGTGAGCTTWAMTGATMTTGAKCTGTTMCTTTSTYATTCTTTTTATTGCACTCACCAAATAATTGAATCGTTTTTGCTCTATCGGAATCAGAATGCTTTCATTGTTACTGTACAGAAGCACAACAACATTTCGTTTCAATACAGCCCGACCAAAAAGACGGGGTGCCTGGGGCGTCTGACCGCCCCTGCGAAACTGGGTGTAAGTAAAAAGTAAATCTTTTACTTACGTTTTGGTGTAAGTAAAATACTTGAATGCTGCCTCTTACCTGCCAGTGTAAGTTTCTTTCTCTGCATTTTGAGACTTCCTGGCATCTGGTTTACAAAAGTCCGCATCAGATAGCGCTGTGAAGCTCCCGTATCCTGCTGTAGAGAATGTGGGCAAGTAAAGACTGTGAGGAGGGGCGGGGtgaagtgatgacaattctaagggccctgaccaacagggggccctccacaatttaattatttatcttttgttcatagaaataaataaaaaagaaaaatcgggGCCCTGTCAGTTagaaaattaatcatattgtttttttcaaagattgtttatagcagtaaaaatttaaatgcgTTAAATGGTTCATTCCTCCTTGGAGAGCTTCAGAGtgacgctgttagcagcagCCAGTGGAAGACACGAACGATTGTGgctgttactatgctgctaagaaaagttatgaaatcaggttttaatttaattaaattataatccagtttttctccaagagaggtgagtagactgtgtgagattatcaaacatttagcataattagcttagctacaaactactgtttgcctccttttcactagcTTTCAATGAATTATggaaaaaattaccaacatattcaaatatttaacttgtcccttgtaccttttaccacttaacaacagatgagtcagtcagcaacAGCTCtgacccacgtccctcctgacccgtcctctactgagtgaaattaaagctgcagtatgtcacttttatataaaatgtttttttttttttttttacatattttttaaaaactgtcattatgttgcgacagtatggtatgagaggtaatctgtgaaaaatctatttcctatgaggctaattgacagcgctaagagcgtcctactagttctgattggttgtttcggTCAGcccggtgcattactttaatcagtaatagtaattcaggaaggagatggaggagattgttttcagaaattatctgtctcataccaaacCGCTATGACATCTTGataactttaacaaatatggagaaaacattgtttttattagttatgtactgcagcttgaataaaatgcaactacatagcatttttaaaaagtctgaattgctttatgtgtagttgcttgttgcttttgactgttgctcatggggagacatttctgtatctaaaactaatagaaaaaatttaagcaacctacttgcatactggatgcggactgttggatgttaaattcatgagcagtaaatattgtgcaaattttcagtattgaaccaaagaaagcaaggcagatgcaagcttttaaaattgtgactctttttatgggtcaaatagactcaaaaaattgtaacagcagctggtCGGGGGGGGGGGGCCCAAACAATTTCTTTGTCAGGAGGCCCATGCttcctggcggcgcccctgaCTGTGAGCATTcatactttttcttcttcttgcattcttaacggcagcttgcatccagcAGTGCTGCACTTCTGCCATCTCTTGGATATTACTTTAAataagttcattttttaaataaaatgaaatcatttgagATCTGCAAactctatggaaaaaaaaaaaaagaaaacatctttactCCAGATAATCTGTCTTTATTATATGAAACATATTTCAGTGCAGTAACATGTGATATTTTAAAGTACAGTAgagttaataaaataatatgataAACTGATATATATGTGCGATTATAATGAGCTTAAGATGCTTGTAATAGTTAACGGTGCTTCTCAATCCAAATATTAAAACTGACAGGAGTAAGGATATACAAGTGAACCTAACATCAACATTTGATCagtattaatgttttcttttattttttcattataatCACAACATGTATGTCTGTAATTTACGGTATATCACTGACAACGCTTTATTCATACTGAGAAGTGCATTTCAGTTTTAGCTGCACCATTGAAATCTCCTTGTTCATATAAGCATCCTTGTAAATGCAGGTGttagtacaaaaaaacaaaacaatatattaaaTTCTACATAAAACAAGTGTAACTCAACATAAAGACAAGGAGAAAATGCTCATGTGGAAAATAGTAATAACAAAACCAGTAtgttattttgatcattttgatgaaCAGAACATCATGAACATTTTGAACTACTTCCACAGTAtttaatgtggcaaaaaaaaccaacactaAGTAtaaccctgaacacaccatccccgcttgtgaaacacggtggtggcagcatcatgttgtgtgaTGCAGTTTTGCACTGAGGACACTTACAATCTTTTATGTACATATATTAATGCTCAATCAAgcaaatctaaatctaaaatgCTCATAATATTTGTGAAAGAATATAAAGCCAGTGtattactttaataaaaagtaatatgATGAGCAGAATAGGTAGATTGTTATATATATGGTGTAGATAAAATAGCTTGAGTTGGAGGTCACTCTCCATTAGACGGCTTCAGAGGCTCCTTCTCCTCGTCTTCGCCTGCATCCTCTGACTGTAATGCCTCAGCTTGGCTTTCCTCTCTCTGGTTGGCTTTGCAGTAGTCATTGGTTGCTACCGTCTTGGTTTCGCTTTCTTTTACCAGTGCTGAAATGTCCCCAATGGTCGATGCATTCTGATAGTCGCTGAAATCATGGCCTTGCATGATCTggtagagctaaaaaaaaaaaaaaaaaaaaaaagcacaaagggAGATTGCTCAGAAGCATAAAATTGTTGACAATAAAAGGGAAATCAAGTGAAAATCACTTGATTGTTCTCTGCTGCTTCATACCTTTTCCTCCATGTCCATCAGCTGGCCACTCATGAAGTCCACTAACTTGGAGAAAGATGGCCGGTTGTTAGGATCCAGAGCCCAGCACTTGCACATGATACCATATCTGCATATGGGAAAGAAAAGAATTTAACTGGAAGGAAAAGCTCTGAACCTTAGATTATAAAATCAGCTATCATGGCTGACTGACAGATAGACAGCGCCCAGCGTAAAGACACTTACACAGAATCATTGGCATAATATGGACACTCCATCTTAAATCCTCTCTCAATCATTGAGTAGAACTTGTGATCCACTTTGACACCTGGATAAGGAGTGACGCCTGGAAGAAAAGAGTGTATTTTGAATACAATATAAAAGCTTTACGTGCGGTCAAAATGTATTGCTTCAGTGATCTTCTGTGAAAAGTACCGAGTGAGAAAATCTCCCAGAGCAGAATGCCGTAAGCCCAGACGTCACTCTTCATGGTGTACATCCCCTGAAACATGCTCTCTGGAGCCATCCACTTAACTGGCAAACGGACCtataaaaagaacaataaaaaaacaccaccatTATAAAGTAAATAGAAACAAGACTGGACACACTGATGTTATAAAGTAAGATTAATATCAGATCACATACGTTTCCTCTCACAACATAGTTGGAATCATTGTCGATGTCTCGAGCCAGCCCAAAGTCTCCAATTTTCACCAGCCGGCCTTTTGTAACCAACACGTTTCGAGCCGCTAGATCTCGGTGGATGCACTAAAAACAGACGGCATGCAGCAATCGTTAACTTGGCTTTTACATCACTCACCAAACCAGATGAAATTGAGTTTTGTTCTTATGAAGCGGTTGTTGAATTTACACACCACTGAtccttttaataataataataacagtaacGTTAACGTCCTTTACAAGTACcaatctgagaagtgtggctTGCATCTAATTTCACTGAGTCAAGTGAAGAGTTTGTCTCTTACATTCTTGGCGGAGAGGAACTCCATCCCTTTGGCCACTTGAAAGGCAAAACTGAGCAGATCGTCAAAGGTGAGGGCCTGCTGCTCCATCTGATCATCTTCACTCTCGCACAATTCTGGATTTGGCAAAACCTCGTTTTAATTACAAATCCATTTAAATAACGACACATTCTTAGTTATCCACTCTGTTTCTTGATGTGGCATTTCACCTTCCATGTCGTTGGAGCTGATGGTGATGAGAGCGATGTCCtcctgccccctggtggcgaaGCCATGCATGGGCATGTAGTTATCCGTTGTTACCAGctcactgaaaacaaacattaaatgatATAATGCTGATGCACTTTATCCAGTGAGGCTTTGActtgccaaaaagaaaaaaagcatgtacataaaataaataatacaaacttcctcc
Protein-coding regions in this window:
- the LOC103456624 gene encoding receptor-type tyrosine-protein kinase FLT3; the protein is DKIIHPRHSFNNVAIAAFCHVYIFLAHQSSDGHLIMPLKIGILALLLALALVSFMLVYYIKKKKPQYQPQLQMIQMVGPNDNDYIYINFKDFNYDKKWEFPRENLELGKELGSGAFGMVVQATAYGINKPGVSQQVAVKMLKEKHESVEKEALMSELKMLTHIGQHANIVNLLGACTETGPVYLIFQYCCYGDLLNYLKKSGDRYHKSVTDAFSRDRFSSLYSNLQPKKNSNELVTTDNYMPMHGFATRGQEDIALITISSNDMEELCESEDDQMEQQALTFDDLLSFAFQVAKGMEFLSAKNCIHRDLAARNVLVTKGRLVKIGDFGLARDIDNDSNYVVRGNVRLPVKWMAPESMFQGMYTMKSDVWAYGILLWEIFSLGVTPYPGVKVDHKFYSMIERGFKMECPYYANDSVYGIMCKCWALDPNNRPSFSKLVDFMSGQLMDMEEKLYQIMQGHDFSDYQNASTIGDISALVKESETKTVATNDYCKANQREESQAEALQSEDAGEDEEKEPLKPSNGE